One window of Halopelagius longus genomic DNA carries:
- the lipA gene encoding lipoyl synthase, with protein sequence MPGRRKPDWLKMRPPSGRRFTDIKQTLRDRDLNTVCEEANCPNLGECWSGRNGPGTATFMLMGDRCSRGCNFCDVQTGGMEPLDPEEPANVADAVAEIGLDYVVLTSVDRDDLPDQGAGHFAETIREIKRRDPSVLVEVLIPDFQGEPELVREIIDARPDVVAHNVETVERLQWPVRDRRAGYEQSLSVLEQVSRESDIYTKTSVMLGLGEYDHEVYRTLSDLREADVDVVTLGQYLQPSRTHLDVFEYVHPDAFETWRRVAEEELGFLYCAAGPMVRSSYKAGELFVDAVLRDGKSVEQARREARTAAGD encoded by the coding sequence ATGCCCGGCAGGCGGAAACCCGACTGGCTCAAGATGCGACCACCGTCGGGACGTCGGTTCACGGACATCAAACAGACGCTCCGCGACAGAGACCTCAACACGGTCTGTGAGGAGGCCAACTGTCCGAACCTCGGGGAGTGTTGGAGCGGTCGCAACGGACCGGGGACGGCGACGTTCATGCTGATGGGCGACCGGTGCTCCCGCGGGTGCAACTTCTGCGACGTGCAGACCGGCGGGATGGAGCCGTTGGACCCCGAGGAACCCGCGAACGTCGCCGACGCCGTCGCCGAAATCGGCCTCGACTACGTCGTGCTCACCTCCGTGGACCGCGACGACCTGCCGGACCAAGGCGCGGGCCACTTCGCCGAGACCATCCGCGAGATCAAACGGCGCGACCCGAGCGTGCTCGTGGAGGTGCTGATTCCGGACTTTCAGGGCGAACCCGAGTTGGTCCGGGAGATAATCGACGCCCGACCGGACGTCGTCGCGCACAACGTCGAAACCGTCGAACGCCTGCAGTGGCCGGTCCGCGACCGACGGGCGGGCTACGAGCAGTCGCTGTCGGTGCTCGAACAGGTGTCGCGGGAGTCGGACATCTACACGAAGACGAGCGTCATGCTCGGCCTCGGCGAGTACGACCACGAGGTGTACCGGACGCTCTCGGACCTCCGGGAGGCGGACGTGGACGTGGTCACCCTCGGTCAGTACCTCCAACCCTCCCGGACGCACCTCGACGTGTTCGAGTACGTCCACCCGGACGCCTTCGAGACGTGGCGGCGCGTCGCCGAGGAGGAACTCGGCTTCCTCTACTGCGCCGCCGGCCCGATGGTCCGGTCGTCGTACAAGGCGGGCGAACTGTTCGTCGACGCCGTGCTCAGAGACGGCAAGAGCGTCGAACAGGCCCGCCGCGAGGCGCGGACCGCCGCGGGCGACTGA
- a CDS encoding helix-turn-helix domain-containing protein yields MSTIASVELAAEEFALGRSLAEVPRAEFEVVRVVAHDGDSLVPYVRVTADSFEEFDDALDADPSVAEATLLDDFGDERLYRMEWVEDVLALTHVLVYAKGAVLEMYGTDEQWRVRLLLPDREALSDTAAYCRERDLTFEILNIHELSGSVSRGEFGLSQAQYEVLLTAAEQGYFDVPRDVTMADLADTLDVSQQAISERLRRGHANLVDNTIRVGEESFDVDANGRR; encoded by the coding sequence ATGAGTACCATCGCTTCGGTCGAACTAGCCGCGGAGGAGTTCGCACTAGGGCGGTCGCTTGCGGAGGTTCCCCGCGCCGAGTTCGAGGTAGTCCGCGTCGTCGCTCACGACGGCGACAGCCTCGTCCCGTACGTGCGGGTGACGGCCGACTCCTTCGAGGAGTTCGACGACGCCCTCGACGCGGACCCGAGCGTCGCGGAGGCGACGCTTCTCGACGACTTCGGCGACGAACGGCTCTACCGGATGGAGTGGGTCGAAGACGTCCTCGCGCTGACGCACGTCCTCGTCTACGCCAAGGGAGCGGTGTTGGAGATGTACGGAACGGACGAACAGTGGCGCGTCCGCCTCCTCCTTCCGGACAGGGAGGCGCTTTCGGACACCGCCGCGTACTGCCGCGAACGCGACCTGACGTTCGAGATACTGAACATCCACGAACTGTCCGGGTCGGTCTCCCGCGGCGAGTTCGGTCTCTCGCAGGCGCAGTACGAAGTTCTCCTCACCGCCGCCGAACAGGGCTACTTCGACGTTCCGCGCGACGTGACGATGGCCGACTTGGCGGACACCCTCGACGTCTCCCAACAGGCCATCTCCGAACGCCTCCGCCGCGGCCACGCGAACCTCGTGGACAACACGATTCGCGTCGGCGAGGAGTCGTTCGACGTGGACGCGAACGGCCGACGGTAG
- a CDS encoding DEAD/DEAH box helicase: MKVADVVPDFADAFGFDEFNRMQREAAPAILDSDENVVASAPTASGKTALAELAICRTLQNGGTALFIAPLRALTNEKESEWERFESLGYSVYVVTGERDLNPRRAERADILVMTPEKTDSATRKHDSARYSFITDVDCCVIDEVHLLDSETRGGVLEVTVSRLRRICDPRVVALSATMPNVEDVAAWLDAPPETTFEFGDDYRPVDLHADVKTYTHGDNPFQDKYRRLYRALDLAEPHIREDGQALVFVSSRQDALRAAGKARDEIAERDIPIGARGDYDFHTEAKELGNETLRKSVPDGVAFHHAGLAKDDRDKVERWFKEGKVQLLFSTSTLAWGVNLPARCVVIRDTKHHDPLEGEVDISPLDILQMLGRAGRPGYDDVGYGWVVCDRGDADKYRKLLREGKEIESRLAEDLDSHLNAEIAMGTIGDLEDVLSWLETTFYYQRARSKPDEYDFGGLRERVRETLETLVDRGFVEMGEDLTIEATTLGRLASKYYLRLDTARRFHDLCERDTITDDAILETVAGAAEFHDVSPRQSEGDAVDEVLSGVSTHLEDGPRKVFAILHAGMQNSTPSELRSDAWVIRQNALRLISALREFLDAFAGPRAANLARRVEARVEHGVSRDAVGLTAVDGIGPNRATKLATGGLRSPRDVVEAGEAELRNAGLSEGVAEQVVRNARNFPAVAVSWGEFPDSIAAGENEMCEVTVENRGGGGTVGVRVTVNEVEMTTKQTYLTDAVSVPVGVFGATADELEYRVEVTFPDAPLHPVTATRTVDVE; this comes from the coding sequence GTGAAAGTCGCGGACGTCGTCCCCGACTTCGCCGACGCCTTCGGATTCGACGAGTTCAACCGGATGCAACGCGAGGCGGCCCCGGCGATTCTCGACTCCGACGAGAACGTCGTCGCCTCGGCGCCGACCGCAAGCGGAAAGACCGCACTCGCGGAACTCGCCATCTGTCGAACGCTCCAGAACGGCGGGACGGCCCTCTTCATCGCGCCCCTCCGCGCTCTCACCAACGAGAAGGAGTCGGAGTGGGAACGCTTCGAGAGTCTCGGCTACTCCGTCTACGTCGTCACCGGGGAACGCGACCTGAACCCCCGCCGCGCCGAACGCGCGGACATCCTCGTGATGACGCCCGAGAAGACGGACTCCGCCACGCGGAAGCACGACTCCGCCCGGTACTCGTTCATCACCGACGTGGACTGCTGCGTCATCGACGAGGTGCACCTGCTGGATTCGGAGACGCGCGGCGGCGTCCTCGAAGTGACCGTCTCCCGTCTCCGGCGCATCTGCGACCCGCGCGTCGTCGCCTTGTCCGCGACGATGCCGAACGTCGAGGACGTGGCGGCGTGGTTGGACGCCCCGCCGGAGACGACGTTCGAGTTCGGCGACGACTACCGACCCGTGGACCTCCACGCCGACGTGAAGACGTACACCCACGGCGACAACCCGTTTCAGGACAAGTACCGCCGCCTCTACCGCGCGTTGGACTTGGCGGAACCGCACATCCGCGAGGACGGACAGGCCCTCGTGTTCGTCTCCTCGCGGCAGGACGCCCTCCGCGCGGCGGGGAAGGCACGCGACGAGATAGCCGAACGCGACATCCCCATCGGCGCGCGCGGCGACTACGACTTCCACACCGAGGCGAAGGAACTCGGCAACGAGACGCTCCGGAAGTCGGTTCCCGACGGCGTGGCGTTCCACCACGCCGGACTGGCGAAGGACGACCGCGACAAGGTCGAACGGTGGTTCAAGGAGGGCAAGGTACAGTTGCTCTTCTCCACCTCGACGCTGGCGTGGGGGGTGAACCTCCCCGCGCGGTGCGTCGTCATCCGCGACACGAAGCACCACGACCCCCTCGAAGGCGAGGTGGACATCTCTCCGTTGGACATCCTCCAGATGCTCGGGCGCGCGGGCCGACCCGGCTACGACGACGTGGGGTACGGGTGGGTCGTCTGCGACCGGGGGGACGCCGACAAGTACCGGAAACTGCTCCGGGAGGGCAAGGAGATAGAGTCCCGACTCGCGGAGGACTTAGACTCCCACCTCAACGCCGAGATAGCGATGGGCACCATCGGCGACTTGGAGGACGTGCTCTCGTGGTTGGAGACGACGTTCTACTACCAGCGCGCGCGTTCGAAACCAGACGAGTACGACTTCGGCGGCTTGCGCGAACGCGTGCGCGAGACGCTCGAAACGCTGGTGGACCGGGGGTTCGTCGAGATGGGCGAGGACCTCACCATCGAGGCGACGACGCTCGGACGCCTCGCCTCGAAGTACTACCTCCGTCTGGACACCGCGCGGCGGTTTCACGACCTCTGCGAACGCGACACCATCACCGACGACGCCATCCTCGAAACCGTCGCGGGCGCGGCGGAGTTCCACGACGTCTCCCCCCGCCAGTCGGAGGGCGACGCCGTCGACGAGGTGCTGTCGGGCGTCTCGACGCACCTCGAAGACGGCCCGCGGAAGGTGTTCGCCATCCTCCACGCCGGGATGCAGAACTCCACGCCCTCGGAACTGCGGTCGGACGCGTGGGTCATCCGGCAGAACGCCCTCCGCCTCATCTCCGCGCTTCGGGAGTTCCTCGACGCCTTCGCCGGGCCGCGGGCGGCGAACCTCGCCCGGCGCGTCGAGGCGCGCGTCGAACACGGCGTCTCCCGCGACGCAGTCGGCCTGACGGCGGTTGACGGCATCGGGCCGAACCGCGCCACCAAACTCGCGACGGGCGGCCTGCGCAGTCCCCGCGACGTGGTGGAGGCCGGCGAGGCGGAACTCCGGAACGCCGGACTCTCCGAGGGCGTCGCCGAACAGGTCGTCAGGAACGCGCGCAACTTCCCCGCCGTCGCGGTGTCGTGGGGCGAGTTCCCCGACAGCATCGCCGCGGGAGAAAACGAGATGTGCGAGGTGACGGTGGAGAACCGCGGCGGCGGCGGCACCGTCGGCGTCCGCGTCACGGTCAACGAGGTGGAGATGACGACGAAGCAGACGTACCTCACCGACGCCGTCTCCGTCCCGGTGGGCGTCTTCGGCGCGACGGCGGACGAACTGGAGTACCGCGTCGAGGTGACGTTCCCCGACGCGCCCCTCCACCCGGTCACGGCGACGCGCACCGTGGACGTAGAATAG
- a CDS encoding HAD family hydrolase: MDAPDEVVLFDMDGVLVDSEDYWHEFEDEFVFADAVASGDPAHEEVTGMHFREIYDYLEEEYGTNVTKEEFVDAYHERSELLYGEQVVLMEGAEELFEDLRAEGRKLAIVSSAPQSWISIVRDRFDLGPLDLVLSAEDIDAAGKPEPHIYEHAAAELGVEPEECVVVEDSLNGIESAVRSGAFTVAYRRAHNAELDLSQAHAVAEGPEELRAVLFD; this comes from the coding sequence ATGGACGCCCCCGACGAAGTCGTGTTGTTCGACATGGACGGAGTCCTCGTCGACTCCGAGGACTACTGGCACGAGTTCGAAGACGAGTTCGTCTTCGCCGACGCCGTCGCCTCGGGCGACCCGGCCCACGAGGAGGTCACCGGGATGCACTTCCGGGAGATATACGACTACTTGGAGGAGGAGTACGGCACCAACGTCACGAAGGAGGAGTTCGTCGACGCCTACCACGAACGCTCCGAACTGCTGTACGGCGAACAGGTCGTCCTGATGGAGGGCGCGGAGGAACTGTTCGAGGACCTGCGGGCCGAGGGGCGGAAACTCGCTATCGTCTCCTCGGCCCCGCAGTCGTGGATTTCCATCGTCCGCGACCGCTTCGACCTCGGCCCCCTCGATTTGGTTCTCAGCGCCGAGGACATCGACGCCGCCGGGAAGCCGGAACCGCACATCTACGAGCACGCGGCGGCCGAACTCGGCGTCGAACCGGAGGAGTGCGTCGTCGTCGAGGATTCGCTCAACGGCATCGAGTCGGCCGTCCGGTCGGGGGCGTTCACCGTCGCCTACCGCAGGGCGCACAACGCGGAGTTGGACCTCTCGCAGGCGCACGCGGTTGCCGAGGGTCCCGAAGAACTGCGTGCGGTGCTGTTCGACTGA